One window of the Arthrobacter sp. D5-1 genome contains the following:
- a CDS encoding ABC transporter ATP-binding protein, with protein sequence MLLDIDNLSLTITTNGLSHQILDQVSLSVDAGEVVGLVGESGSGKSTTARAVLRLYPETARVDGSIMVSGTEVLSASKDELHRVRSSEAAMIHQDPRAALNPVRRIGDSLTERLVHVLGVSRSDAAAAGLELLAAVGIRQPEERMRQYPHELSGGMLQRVVIAAALTGQPKLLLADEATSALDVTTQAEVLAILRDLQTQRGLGVLLITHDLHLAAAYCDRVYVMYRGRIVEELRGNDLFHGAQHEYTRRLLSAVPAIGHLPNTESRAS encoded by the coding sequence ATGCTGCTCGACATAGACAATCTGAGCCTCACCATCACCACGAATGGCCTCAGCCACCAAATCCTGGACCAAGTGAGCCTCTCCGTTGACGCCGGGGAAGTGGTGGGCCTGGTGGGCGAGTCCGGTTCCGGTAAGTCCACCACCGCGCGAGCCGTGCTGAGGCTGTATCCCGAAACGGCCCGCGTCGACGGTTCCATCATGGTGAGTGGGACGGAAGTCCTGTCCGCCTCCAAAGATGAGCTCCACCGCGTTCGATCGTCCGAAGCCGCGATGATCCATCAGGACCCGCGGGCGGCGCTCAACCCGGTGCGGCGGATCGGCGACTCGCTGACTGAGCGGCTGGTCCACGTGCTGGGTGTCAGCCGTTCGGATGCTGCCGCGGCTGGGCTGGAACTCCTTGCCGCTGTGGGGATCCGGCAGCCTGAAGAGCGGATGCGCCAGTACCCGCACGAGCTCTCCGGCGGCATGCTTCAGCGGGTTGTCATTGCCGCGGCGCTCACCGGACAGCCAAAACTGCTGCTGGCAGACGAGGCCACCAGCGCGCTGGACGTGACTACCCAAGCCGAAGTCCTGGCGATCCTGCGGGACCTTCAGACGCAGCGCGGCCTGGGAGTTCTCCTCATCACCCACGACCTCCACCTGGCAGCCGCGTACTGCGACCGCGTGTACGTGATGTACCGCGGGCGGATCGTGGAGGAACTGCGCGGCAACGACCTCTTCCACGGGGCGCAACACGAATACACCCGCCGGCTGTTGTCGGCCGTTCCCGCAATCGGCCACCTCCCCAATACAGAAAGCAGGGCATCATGA
- a CDS encoding ATP-binding cassette domain-containing protein, whose translation MSEHVLEVDGLQKAFRVGAGNVVACNNVSFAIPPGGSMGLVGESGSGKSTIARMLVGLETPDAGTIHVRGRQLGTRERGRAARLRRAKEIQMVFQDPYGSLDRRLTVAQCLDQAMRLHGVSGSSRVAALLDQVGLLAKHGDSKPHQLSGGQRQRVAIARCLAIEPSVMVLDEAVSALDVSVQAQILALLNEIRSSSGIALLFVSHDLAVVSEVTDDVLVMYRGSILEQGPTGRVLNAPEHSYTKLLISSMPGPGWEPKDVLQRRAAFEAEVGV comes from the coding sequence ATGAGCGAGCACGTCCTCGAGGTCGACGGGCTGCAGAAGGCGTTCCGCGTGGGTGCGGGCAACGTTGTAGCCTGCAACAACGTCAGCTTCGCCATTCCGCCGGGCGGTTCCATGGGGCTGGTGGGGGAGTCGGGGTCCGGGAAGAGCACCATCGCCCGCATGCTGGTGGGACTTGAAACGCCCGACGCCGGCACTATCCACGTGCGGGGACGGCAGCTTGGGACGCGGGAACGGGGACGTGCGGCCCGCCTGCGGCGTGCCAAGGAAATCCAGATGGTGTTCCAGGATCCGTACGGCTCATTGGACCGGCGGCTGACCGTTGCACAGTGTTTGGATCAGGCGATGCGGTTGCATGGGGTTTCTGGTTCTTCGCGTGTTGCTGCGCTGTTGGATCAGGTTGGCTTGCTGGCGAAGCATGGTGACTCCAAGCCGCACCAGCTCAGCGGCGGTCAGCGGCAACGCGTGGCGATTGCCCGGTGCTTGGCCATTGAGCCGTCGGTGATGGTGCTGGACGAGGCTGTGTCCGCGTTGGATGTTTCGGTGCAGGCCCAGATCCTTGCCCTGTTGAACGAGATCCGTTCTTCGTCCGGGATCGCGCTGTTGTTCGTAAGCCACGACCTCGCCGTGGTTTCCGAGGTCACGGACGACGTGCTGGTTATGTACCGGGGGTCGATCCTCGAGCAGGGACCCACGGGGCGGGTGCTGAATGCGCCGGAGCACAGTTACACGAAGCTGCTGATCTCCTCTATGCCTGGGCCGGGGTGGGAACCGAAGGATGTGCTGCAGAGGCGGGCGGCGTTCGAGGCGGAGGTGGGGGTGTGA
- a CDS encoding malonic semialdehyde reductase codes for MTIAHEEAVIDAAAVDAIFAEARTANSFAGEVTEEQARAIYELTKFGPTAFNSQPLRVTYVRSDEARAKLVDTLSNGNKAKTASAPLVAILSYDTDWQGQWDKFLPAYGAPKAMYDADPAFAAATGNNNAHLQAGYFILAVRSLGFAAGPMTGADFSAIDAEFFPAGDQKSFLVVNIGHPGPDAWGEAKPKFAYDDVVRTV; via the coding sequence ATGACGATTGCCCACGAAGAAGCAGTCATTGACGCCGCAGCAGTCGACGCCATTTTTGCCGAAGCCCGTACCGCCAACAGCTTTGCCGGCGAGGTCACCGAAGAGCAGGCCCGCGCCATCTACGAGCTCACCAAGTTCGGCCCCACCGCTTTCAACTCCCAGCCGCTCCGCGTGACCTACGTCCGCTCTGATGAGGCCCGCGCCAAGCTGGTGGACACCCTCTCCAACGGCAACAAGGCCAAGACCGCCTCCGCCCCGCTGGTCGCCATCCTCTCTTACGACACCGACTGGCAGGGTCAGTGGGACAAGTTCCTGCCCGCTTACGGCGCGCCCAAGGCCATGTACGACGCCGATCCCGCTTTCGCCGCTGCTACGGGCAACAACAACGCTCATTTGCAGGCCGGCTACTTCATCCTGGCCGTGCGCTCGCTCGGTTTCGCCGCTGGCCCGATGACCGGCGCCGACTTCTCCGCCATCGACGCCGAGTTCTTCCCGGCCGGCGACCAGAAGAGCTTCCTCGTGGTCAACATCGGCCACCCAGGCCCCGACGCCTGGGGCGAAGCCAAGCCGAAGTTCGCATACGACGACGTTGTTCGCACTGTCTAA
- a CDS encoding solute carrier family 23 protein — protein sequence MSMLGMKWKLHGNGKSVRPGHVVAPDERLAWPLTIGIGMQHVVAMFGATFLVPIITGMPPATTLLFSGIGTLLFLVITKGRVPSYLGSSFAFIAPIMASQQQYGVSGALGGVVLAGVVLALIGAVVQKFGAEWINRLMPPIVTGAIVALIGLNLAPAAKANFDLAPVTALITLVTIILVSVLFRGILGRLSILVGVVVGYLVAMMRGEVNYEKMDAAAWIGLPLFQTPEFHIGVVGLFVPVVLVLVAENVGHVKSVAAMTGQNLDGVSGRALMADGAATVLAGFGGGSGTTTYAENIGVMAATKVYSTAAYWVAGVFAILLSFSPKFGELIATVPPGVLGGAATMLYGMIGVLGVKIWVQNKVNFSNPINLTTAAVALIIGIADYTWTIGELKFTGIALGSAAALVIYHGMKGLARWRGTVAEPETETAGLPPAVKSAVNAAAKRTGKKGK from the coding sequence ATGAGCATGCTCGGCATGAAATGGAAGCTCCACGGCAACGGCAAGTCCGTCCGGCCCGGCCACGTGGTGGCACCCGACGAGCGGCTGGCGTGGCCCCTGACCATCGGCATCGGCATGCAGCACGTGGTGGCTATGTTCGGCGCGACCTTCCTGGTCCCCATCATCACGGGCATGCCTCCGGCCACCACCCTGCTCTTCTCGGGTATCGGCACCCTGCTGTTCCTGGTGATCACCAAGGGCCGCGTGCCCAGCTACCTGGGGTCGAGCTTCGCGTTCATCGCCCCGATCATGGCGTCCCAGCAGCAGTACGGCGTGAGTGGCGCCTTGGGCGGCGTGGTGCTTGCCGGCGTCGTACTGGCGCTTATCGGTGCGGTGGTCCAGAAGTTCGGCGCCGAGTGGATCAACCGGTTGATGCCGCCGATCGTCACCGGCGCCATCGTGGCGCTGATCGGCCTGAACCTGGCGCCGGCCGCAAAGGCGAACTTCGACCTCGCGCCGGTTACCGCACTGATCACGTTGGTCACGATCATCCTGGTTTCCGTTCTATTCCGCGGGATTCTGGGGCGCCTGAGCATCCTGGTGGGCGTTGTGGTGGGTTACCTCGTGGCGATGATGCGGGGCGAGGTCAACTACGAAAAGATGGACGCCGCCGCGTGGATTGGCCTGCCGCTGTTCCAGACGCCCGAATTCCACATCGGCGTGGTGGGTCTGTTCGTGCCGGTTGTGCTGGTGCTCGTTGCTGAGAACGTGGGGCACGTGAAGTCGGTGGCCGCGATGACAGGCCAGAACCTCGACGGCGTCTCCGGCCGCGCGCTGATGGCCGACGGCGCCGCGACGGTTCTTGCCGGGTTCGGCGGCGGTTCCGGTACCACGACATATGCGGAGAACATCGGCGTCATGGCCGCCACAAAGGTCTACTCGACGGCGGCCTACTGGGTTGCCGGTGTCTTCGCCATCCTGCTGAGCTTCTCCCCGAAATTCGGCGAGCTGATTGCGACCGTACCGCCGGGCGTCCTGGGCGGTGCCGCGACCATGCTGTACGGCATGATCGGCGTGCTCGGCGTCAAGATCTGGGTGCAGAACAAGGTCAATTTCTCCAACCCGATCAACCTGACGACGGCCGCTGTGGCTTTGATCATCGGCATTGCTGACTACACCTGGACCATTGGCGAGCTGAAGTTCACGGGCATTGCCCTTGGTTCCGCTGCTGCCCTGGTGATCTACCACGGCATGAAGGGTCTGGCTCGCTGGCGCGGGACTGTGGCCGAGCCGGAGACCGAGACGGCGGGGCTGCCGCCTGCGGTGAAGTCTGCGGTGAACGCTGCGGCTAAGCGGACGGGGAAGAAGGGGAAGTAG
- a CDS encoding 2'-5' RNA ligase family protein — protein MRNLIWVAFTEPVSPGLVFPRSDWPLHITLLRFDVGTDVSADVAGVLADLAEAPVKGALGAQLRVGGEAGFGHMGSIPVSLIEHNPLLQGLHEEIVEAAKAAGGRIATPNYILDHYRPHISHHDGKRPKSGDVVVLDHVALVDMAPEGDHTIRRVLRLWTQDAEGD, from the coding sequence ATGCGGAACCTCATCTGGGTGGCGTTCACGGAGCCCGTCTCTCCGGGGCTGGTTTTTCCGCGCAGCGACTGGCCGCTGCACATCACGCTGTTAAGGTTCGACGTCGGGACTGACGTGAGTGCCGACGTCGCCGGTGTATTGGCGGACTTGGCCGAAGCACCCGTCAAGGGAGCGCTGGGTGCGCAGCTGCGGGTGGGCGGAGAGGCGGGTTTCGGGCATATGGGGTCCATCCCGGTCAGTCTCATCGAGCACAACCCGCTGCTTCAGGGGCTGCACGAAGAGATTGTCGAGGCAGCAAAGGCAGCAGGCGGGCGCATCGCCACCCCCAACTACATCCTGGACCACTACAGGCCGCACATCTCGCACCACGACGGCAAGCGACCCAAGTCCGGAGACGTCGTCGTGCTTGACCACGTAGCGCTGGTGGACATGGCGCCCGAAGGTGACCACACCATCCGCCGAGTCCTTAGGCTCTGGACGCAGGACGCGGAAGGCGATTGA